One Spiroplasma sp. NBRC 100390 DNA window includes the following coding sequences:
- a CDS encoding peroxiredoxin yields MNLKQEKFLFTDGKEHLISDFQKEKGYIFYFFPKAATTGCTLETVAYNRYYQKFLTAGYNVIGISRDNLKKQTKFQQDHAVEFPMICDVDEKLCKMFNVLKQKKMFNNVYMGIERSTFLLNNDFVIIEEWRKVAPVEHIKTVLSSVL; encoded by the coding sequence ATGAATTTAAAGCAAGAAAAATTTTTATTTACTGATGGAAAGGAACATCTAATTTCTGATTTTCAAAAAGAAAAGGGTTATATCTTTTATTTTTTTCCAAAAGCAGCAACAACAGGTTGTACGTTAGAAACGGTTGCTTATAATCGTTATTATCAAAAATTCTTAACGGCAGGTTATAATGTTATTGGTATTAGCCGGGATAATTTAAAAAAACAAACCAAATTTCAACAAGATCATGCTGTTGAATTTCCGATGATTTGTGATGTTGATGAGAAACTATGTAAAATGTTTAATGTCTTAAAACAAAAGAAAATGTTTAATAATGTTTATATGGGGATTGAACGTAGTACTTTTTTGTTAAACAATGATTTTGTAATTATTGAAGAATGACGAAAAGTAGCGCCAGTTGAACACATTAAAACCGTTTTATCAAGCGTATTGTAA
- a CDS encoding MATE family efflux transporter: MEEKLIMTKREHKLRYAKPWSAIWYFCGPMVLIMVIQGLYNIIDKNMAQNFTSSDIMKRFNIDEHTANNLVNITTGYTMTAFYTLFAFAALFGVGASIVFSMEYGRRNIAQMRRIVGNMVGLQIVLSILVALVLFFLMNEHFGALLVKAQMNGGMSGLAQSRYITLSWEYSRVFIFCAPLLFLSFALPTFLRTEGKVFIVLIMQIISIPINVLFSFIFAKLAHLQMSGVMMGSMMAWIFNIVFSACVIIFSKNSYCKFSWKEMLWSREIIKRSFPIGIGAFFLNFAMAIQVLISTILVVHLPGQDDVLITVNGQKVSATSAGIYICQLVYSTVSPFIVIFTSAGVGLAQGATAICAYAFGAKKYKRIERIIFRVAILELAWFTFVFLLILVFADKMMLIYNFPQELVSHYRWYTVLAFSTYIFASVTYTSMALYSAIGKSTQTLICSMLRSLIVMVPLSFIGYGISLLTSNNIDYFILIGLNDLICAFIIGPMLISTWRKNKTKLIDHPDDFEQQNRNNLQDNVVDKISLESDIK; this comes from the coding sequence ATGGAAGAAAAATTAATAATGACAAAACGTGAACATAAGTTACGTTATGCTAAACCATGATCTGCAATTTGGTATTTTTGTGGTCCAATGGTTTTAATTATGGTTATTCAAGGGTTATATAATATTATTGATAAAAATATGGCCCAAAATTTTACAAGCTCAGATATTATGAAGCGTTTTAATATTGATGAGCATACAGCAAATAATTTAGTAAATATTACAACTGGTTATACAATGACTGCATTTTATACTTTATTTGCTTTTGCAGCATTATTTGGTGTTGGAGCATCAATTGTCTTTTCAATGGAATATGGGCGACGTAATATTGCTCAAATGCGACGAATTGTTGGGAACATGGTTGGTTTACAAATTGTTTTATCAATTCTTGTTGCCTTAGTATTATTCTTTTTGATGAATGAACATTTTGGAGCATTATTAGTAAAAGCTCAAATGAATGGGGGAATGTCAGGATTAGCACAAAGTCGCTATATTACTTTATCTTGAGAATATTCACGAGTGTTCATTTTCTGTGCGCCACTGTTGTTTTTATCATTTGCTTTACCAACTTTTCTTCGAACAGAGGGGAAAGTATTTATTGTTTTAATAATGCAAATTATTTCGATTCCGATTAATGTTTTATTTTCGTTTATTTTTGCAAAATTAGCACATTTGCAAATGTCGGGGGTAATGATGGGAAGTATGATGGCATGGATTTTTAATATTGTATTTTCTGCTTGTGTTATTATTTTTTCGAAGAATTCATATTGTAAATTTAGTTGAAAGGAAATGTTATGATCTCGCGAAATTATTAAACGGTCATTTCCAATTGGAATTGGTGCTTTCTTTCTTAATTTTGCTATGGCAATTCAAGTTTTAATCTCAACGATTTTAGTAGTGCATTTGCCAGGTCAAGATGATGTTTTAATTACTGTTAATGGTCAAAAAGTATCGGCAACTTCAGCTGGAATTTATATTTGTCAGTTAGTCTACTCAACCGTTTCGCCGTTTATTGTTATTTTCACTTCAGCTGGTGTTGGTTTGGCTCAAGGGGCAACCGCTATTTGTGCTTATGCTTTTGGGGCAAAAAAATATAAACGAATTGAACGAATTATTTTTAGAGTTGCAATTTTGGAATTAGCATGGTTTACTTTTGTTTTTCTACTAATTTTAGTATTTGCTGATAAAATGATGTTAATTTATAACTTTCCGCAAGAACTCGTTAGCCATTATCGTTGATATACTGTTTTGGCATTTTCAACTTATATTTTTGCATCAGTAACTTATACTTCAATGGCCCTATATTCAGCGATTGGAAAATCAACGCAAACTCTAATTTGTTCAATGTTACGTTCATTAATTGTTATGGTTCCATTATCATTTATTGGTTATGGGATTAGTTTATTAACTAGCAACAATATTGATTACTTTATCCTAATTGGATTAAACGATTTAATTTGTGCTTTTATTATTGGTCCAATGTTAATCTCAACTTGACGGAAAAATAAAACAAAATTAATTGATCATCCCGATGATTTTGAACAACAAAATCGTAATAATTTACAAGATAATGTTGTTGATAAAATTTCGTTAGAAAGTGATATTAAATAA
- a CDS encoding MATE family efflux transporter — protein MNNNVFSKNEIKLRYDNLWKIIFVFSLPTVFVMAISASYPILDKLIALTFVTPNVFHYQPYLDWYKENINNNNGILTYEGAKIFVNLATHFSGQIYNLLLSFAVLIAIGTSITFAIKYGQNNKQQTQSLAGNALTITILFSIVAAFFVFCLVFPKWDNIMIFIQLSKKGSWITQDLTWRYVFPMLLASPLMFVSYLLLTLLRTDGKGRIAVYITIGSILVNVCSSIILVKYANLLLEGTVFGTIISWIFIIVVSLICIYRNNDSYLRFHWKDLFYFRKSTVKEIFRLGFSSFINNLGIVLVSILSSTIMSYLPGQFDEKQRSGLSAFQLFNSAMTPWVAFFTAIALGIAQGIKTIIGYNYGAKKYLRMYQTCWYGLIIIGSWLFFVLLLFIGIGPQLLMTFAFPSSLVEQYRWTSVLMLMSYPCAAISFMGVSLFQGMNNARKAALCSAFRTLIVLPILMLVGAFIVRGLADGTTKNNIYYFLMLGFNDLISGCIVGIILYVFWHKNRHSIFNEVNKRDQEYLRNKTRQDKNKI, from the coding sequence ATGAACAATAATGTTTTTTCAAAAAATGAGATTAAGTTGCGTTATGATAATTTATGAAAAATAATTTTTGTTTTTTCATTGCCAACTGTTTTTGTGATGGCAATTTCAGCTTCCTATCCGATTTTAGATAAACTAATTGCTTTAACGTTTGTAACTCCTAATGTTTTTCATTATCAACCATATTTAGATTGATATAAAGAAAATATTAACAACAATAATGGCATTTTAACTTATGAAGGGGCAAAGATCTTTGTTAATTTAGCAACCCATTTTTCAGGTCAAATTTATAACCTCCTTCTATCTTTTGCTGTTTTAATTGCAATTGGAACATCAATTACTTTTGCAATTAAGTATGGACAAAATAATAAACAACAAACGCAATCTTTAGCAGGAAATGCCTTAACAATTACAATTTTATTTTCAATTGTTGCGGCATTTTTTGTTTTCTGTTTAGTCTTTCCTAAATGAGATAATATTATGATTTTCATTCAATTAAGTAAAAAAGGGTCATGAATTACACAAGATTTGACTTGACGTTATGTCTTTCCAATGTTATTAGCAAGCCCTTTAATGTTTGTTAGTTATTTACTATTAACTTTATTACGTACTGATGGGAAGGGACGGATTGCAGTTTATATTACGATTGGATCGATTTTAGTTAATGTTTGTTCTTCAATCATATTAGTTAAGTATGCTAATTTGTTGTTAGAAGGAACAGTCTTTGGTACTATTATTTCATGAATTTTTATTATTGTTGTTTCACTAATTTGTATTTATCGAAACAACGATTCATATTTACGATTTCATTGAAAAGACTTGTTTTATTTTCGAAAATCAACTGTAAAAGAAATTTTTCGATTAGGATTTTCATCATTTATTAATAATTTAGGTATTGTTTTGGTTTCTATTTTATCATCAACAATTATGTCATATTTGCCGGGACAATTTGATGAAAAACAAAGAAGTGGTTTATCAGCCTTCCAGTTATTTAATAGTGCAATGACGCCATGAGTTGCTTTTTTTACAGCAATTGCGTTAGGGATTGCGCAAGGAATTAAAACAATTATTGGATATAATTATGGGGCAAAGAAATACTTGCGGATGTACCAAACCTGTTGATATGGATTAATTATCATTGGAAGTTGATTGTTTTTTGTGCTTTTATTATTTATTGGTATTGGACCACAATTATTAATGACTTTTGCTTTTCCATCATCGCTAGTTGAGCAATATCGGTGAACATCAGTGTTAATGCTAATGAGTTATCCGTGCGCTGCTATTTCTTTTATGGGTGTTTCGTTATTTCAGGGGATGAATAATGCCCGAAAGGCAGCATTATGTTCTGCGTTCCGAACGCTTATTGTATTGCCAATTTTGATGTTAGTGGGAGCCTTTATTGTCCGTGGTTTAGCTGATGGAACAACAAAAAATAATATTTATTATTTCCTTATGTTGGGTTTTAATGATTTAATTTCGGGGTGTATTGTGGGTATTATTTTATATGTATTCTGGCATAAAAACCGTCATAGTATTTTTAATGAAGTAAATAAAAGGGACCAAGAATATTTACGAAATAAAACCCGTCAAGATAAAAATAAAATATAA
- the thyA gene encoding thymidylate synthase has product MEQYLKMARFILEHGQEKDDRTNTGTISYFGYQMRFNLQEGFPLLTTKKIHFKSVVYELLWFIKGDTNIKYLVDNNVRIWNEWPYEKYKASSQYQNESLNEFVEKIKTDATFAAAFGNLGPVYGKQWRNFNGVDQLAILLDNLKTNPYSRRHIVSAWNPAEIEKMALPPCHTLMQFYVSKDNKLSCQLYQRSADVFLGVPFNIASYSLLIHLIAQVSGLEVGDFVYTLGDCHIYKNHFAQVNEQLTRTPRKLPTLKLNPTINSLFDFVYEDITLENYDPASLIKGVVAV; this is encoded by the coding sequence ATGGAACAATATCTTAAGATGGCACGGTTTATTTTAGAACACGGTCAAGAAAAAGATGATCGAACAAATACTGGTACAATTTCTTATTTTGGTTATCAAATGCGTTTTAATTTACAAGAAGGTTTTCCGTTATTAACAACGAAAAAGATTCATTTTAAATCAGTTGTTTATGAATTATTATGATTCATTAAAGGTGATACTAATATTAAATATTTAGTGGATAATAATGTTCGAATTTGAAATGAATGACCGTACGAGAAATATAAAGCATCGTCACAATATCAAAATGAATCATTAAATGAATTTGTGGAGAAAATTAAAACTGATGCTACTTTTGCCGCTGCTTTTGGTAATTTGGGACCTGTATATGGGAAACAATGACGAAATTTTAATGGTGTTGATCAGTTAGCAATTTTGTTAGATAATTTAAAAACTAATCCATATTCACGTCGCCATATTGTTAGTGCTTGGAATCCGGCTGAAATTGAAAAAATGGCGTTGCCGCCATGTCATACTTTAATGCAATTTTATGTTTCAAAAGATAATAAATTAAGTTGTCAATTGTATCAACGTAGTGCTGATGTTTTTTTAGGTGTTCCTTTTAATATTGCAAGTTATTCGTTGTTAATCCATTTAATTGCGCAAGTTTCAGGATTAGAAGTTGGTGATTTTGTTTACACATTAGGAGATTGCCATATTTATAAAAACCATTTTGCACAAGTTAATGAACAGTTAACAAGAACACCACGCAAATTACCAACATTAAAATTAAATCCAACAATTAATTCTTTATTTGATTTTGTTTATGAGGATATTACCCTTGAAAATTATGACCCAGCCTCATTAATTAAAGGAGTTGTTGCTGTCTAA
- a CDS encoding dihydrofolate reductase produces the protein MIKLLWAMDENNLIGKNNHLPWHLKEELQHFKRTTVGQTILFGRLTYEGIGGPLPNRKILVLTTKKDYIINHPDVKVVTNLNDIINTYQQNSTDDIYICGGKKIYEATLPYADELIISYIKGKYEGDTYFPAFDLTQFILIKTTELEQFVIKYYKRKEQN, from the coding sequence ATGATTAAGTTATTATGAGCAATGGATGAGAATAATTTAATTGGGAAAAATAATCATTTACCGTGACATTTAAAAGAGGAGTTACAACATTTTAAAAGAACAACAGTTGGACAAACAATATTATTTGGTCGTTTAACTTATGAAGGAATTGGTGGGCCACTCCCAAATCGAAAAATATTAGTTTTAACAACGAAAAAAGATTATATTATTAATCATCCTGATGTTAAAGTAGTAACAAACTTGAATGATATTATTAACACTTATCAACAGAATTCAACAGATGATATTTATATTTGTGGAGGAAAAAAAATTTATGAAGCAACATTACCATATGCTGATGAATTAATTATTAGTTATATCAAAGGAAAATATGAGGGGGATACTTATTTTCCAGCATTTGATTTAACACAATTTATCTTAATTAAAACCACTGAATTAGAGCAATTTGTAATAAAATATTATAAGAGAAAGGAACAAAATTAG
- a CDS encoding lysophospholipid acyltransferase family protein, producing the protein MLNIWKIILTWPRFLRTITKAKSISKKIKRDPNIISEEYRYHWLQKRARYMLWVYDVKIIVHDRDNWIDKGCLMVANHQSNVDPALLFVLNDFNKTAPCAFIAKKELANDKTFKNFLTLIDVLFLDRDNPRQALELMKEANDLIRVPRTMVVFPEGTRSRNQEMGEFHAGSFKIAQKAHAPIIPVSIINSHPIFNKEYKKKGKKYVHIVFHKPIKPDTFMTKPTELIANNVKQIIQKGIEQYRDVDHKKAYLEYKASLKKKNT; encoded by the coding sequence ATGTTAAATATTTGAAAAATTATTCTTACATGACCACGATTTTTACGAACAATTACGAAAGCAAAAAGCATTAGTAAAAAAATTAAACGAGATCCAAATATTATTTCTGAAGAATATCGTTACCATTGGTTGCAAAAACGAGCACGTTATATGTTATGAGTATACGATGTTAAAATAATTGTTCATGATCGTGACAATTGAATTGATAAAGGTTGTTTAATGGTGGCTAATCATCAATCAAATGTTGATCCAGCCTTATTATTTGTTTTAAATGATTTTAATAAAACAGCACCATGTGCTTTTATTGCCAAAAAAGAATTAGCAAATGATAAGACATTTAAAAACTTTTTAACATTAATTGATGTTTTATTTTTAGACCGCGATAATCCACGGCAAGCTTTAGAATTAATGAAAGAAGCTAATGATTTAATTCGTGTACCAAGAACAATGGTTGTTTTTCCAGAAGGAACTCGTAGTCGTAATCAAGAAATGGGAGAATTTCATGCGGGTAGTTTTAAGATTGCTCAGAAAGCACATGCACCAATTATTCCGGTTTCAATAATTAATTCTCATCCAATTTTTAACAAGGAATATAAAAAGAAGGGGAAAAAATATGTTCATATTGTTTTCCATAAGCCAATCAAACCAGATACTTTTATGACAAAGCCAACAGAGTTAATTGCGAATAATGTAAAACAAATTATTCAAAAGGGGATTGAACAATACCGTGATGTTGATCACAAAAAAGCTTATTTAGAATATAAAGCTTCATTAAAGAAAAAAAACACGTAA
- a CDS encoding thymidine phosphorylase — MNILALIDKKKHGQELTREEINFIVEGYTTGLIPDYQMSAFLMTIYFQTMSISEISFLTEAMINSGEIYDLSSISGFKVDKHSSGGVGDKVSLIYAPLVAAFGLKVAKMSGRGLGQTGGTIDKLESIPGFRVEISFSEFVKIINQTNLSIMSQSTNIVPADKKIYALRDVTATVDSLPLVAASIMCKKIATGSDGIVLDVKCGSGAFMKTISEARKLAQIMVELGIKFNKKIAAEITNMSQPLGRAIGNAIEIYEVLQTLKGRGPDDLNYIVCESAALSLCQAGLFPDLASAVTACQEKMQTEKPLNYFRAFIKAQGGDLSFIDNDLPLKDILKVKNIIEIKADQAGYMEIIDTNELGLLAVRLGAGRTTKDEEIDYHAGIYLNKKTGEQVVAGDVVMTLYTNRYVTDPVYEWAKQTFKIVATKPREQELIYEIIQ, encoded by the coding sequence ATGAATATTTTAGCTTTAATTGATAAAAAGAAACATGGTCAGGAATTAACTCGTGAAGAAATTAATTTTATTGTCGAAGGTTATACGACAGGATTAATTCCCGATTATCAAATGTCAGCTTTTTTAATGACAATTTATTTTCAAACGATGTCTATTTCTGAAATTTCATTTTTAACAGAAGCGATGATTAACTCGGGTGAAATTTATGATTTATCATCAATTTCAGGGTTTAAGGTTGATAAGCATTCTTCTGGTGGGGTTGGTGATAAAGTTAGTTTAATTTATGCACCATTAGTTGCTGCTTTTGGTTTGAAAGTTGCCAAAATGTCTGGTCGTGGTTTGGGACAAACTGGTGGGACAATTGATAAATTAGAGAGTATACCAGGTTTTAGAGTTGAAATTTCTTTTTCTGAATTTGTTAAAATTATTAATCAAACAAATTTATCAATTATGTCACAATCTACTAATATTGTTCCAGCTGATAAGAAAATTTATGCTTTACGCGATGTTACAGCAACAGTTGATTCTTTGCCGTTAGTTGCGGCAAGTATTATGTGTAAAAAAATTGCAACAGGAAGTGATGGCATTGTCTTAGATGTTAAGTGCGGAAGTGGGGCTTTTATGAAAACAATTTCAGAAGCACGAAAATTAGCTCAAATTATGGTTGAATTAGGAATTAAATTTAATAAGAAAATTGCAGCAGAGATCACTAATATGTCACAACCATTAGGACGTGCAATTGGTAATGCAATTGAAATCTATGAAGTTTTACAAACATTAAAAGGGAGAGGACCTGATGATTTAAACTATATTGTGTGTGAATCAGCAGCCTTAAGTTTATGCCAAGCTGGTTTGTTTCCGGATTTAGCATCAGCTGTTACTGCTTGTCAAGAAAAAATGCAAACTGAAAAACCACTAAATTATTTTCGTGCTTTTATTAAGGCACAAGGTGGTGATTTAAGTTTTATTGATAATGATTTACCTTTAAAGGATATTTTAAAAGTAAAAAATATTATTGAAATTAAGGCAGACCAAGCTGGATATATGGAAATTATTGATACAAATGAATTGGGTTTATTAGCCGTTCGTTTGGGAGCGGGTCGAACAACAAAAGATGAAGAAATTGATTATCATGCTGGGATTTATCTTAATAAAAAAACAGGTGAACAAGTTGTCGCTGGTGATGTTGTAATGACTTTGTATACTAACCGTTATGTTACTGACCCAGTTTATGAATGAGCAAAACAAACTTTTAAAATTGTCGCCACAAAACCACGTGAGCAAGAATTAATTTATGAAATAATTCAGTAA
- a CDS encoding segregation and condensation protein A has translation MLNFSRYEVKLDNFSGPLDLLLHLVKEKEMDLFNIKLTEITDQFLDYIRKMEQLNIEIASEYLTMASYLVETKTKLVLPKEEVEIDDNYEKDSRNELINRLLEYKKIKEVSQYFKDQHQEGIQYLSKPRTIIKGHSMKEEDLPLSPKINIDKLTNSFLKMLERINATKPLESNVVITEVSPEEMADRIMFFLSNEDKEWLLEDLLGNFEISLQVFVACFIALLDLARHQKIEIEQYQHLEAIYIRKYMKKEGNLT, from the coding sequence ATGCTAAATTTTTCACGTTATGAAGTAAAACTTGATAATTTTTCAGGACCATTAGATTTACTACTGCACTTAGTAAAAGAAAAGGAAATGGACCTTTTTAATATTAAGTTAACAGAAATTACTGATCAATTTTTGGATTATATTCGTAAAATGGAACAATTGAACATTGAAATTGCATCAGAATATTTAACTATGGCAAGTTATTTGGTTGAAACAAAAACAAAGTTAGTCTTGCCAAAAGAAGAAGTTGAAATTGATGATAACTATGAAAAAGATTCGCGTAATGAATTAATTAATCGTTTATTAGAATACAAAAAAATCAAGGAAGTTAGTCAGTATTTTAAGGACCAACATCAAGAAGGAATTCAATATTTATCAAAACCACGAACAATTATTAAGGGCCATTCAATGAAAGAAGAAGATTTACCATTGTCACCAAAAATTAATATTGATAAATTAACAAATAGTTTTTTAAAAATGTTAGAGCGAATTAATGCAACAAAACCATTAGAATCAAATGTTGTTATTACTGAGGTTTCGCCAGAGGAAATGGCAGATCGTATTATGTTTTTCCTTTCAAATGAAGACAAAGAGTGGTTATTAGAAGATTTATTAGGTAATTTTGAAATATCATTACAAGTTTTTGTTGCTTGTTTTATTGCTTTATTAGATTTAGCTCGTCATCAAAAAATTGAGATTGAACAGTATCAACATTTAGAAGCAATTTATATTCGAAAATATATGAAAAAAGAAGGGAATTTAACTTAA
- the scpB gene encoding SMC-Scp complex subunit ScpB — protein MNLNEKIALLEGLLFISGDEGISLKEIAHILEISEAEVDELLLNLKTEYQTNKMRGLTITAFADKYRLTTKKEYYSFYLKLANNKIEARLSQAALETLAIIAYRGPISKPEIEELRGVNSDNVIQKLRARELIEEAGKSELPGKPMTYQITNEFLKVFNLTSLADLPQIKEAIIDNDQDLFK, from the coding sequence ATGAATTTAAATGAAAAAATAGCCTTATTAGAAGGCTTATTATTTATTAGCGGTGATGAAGGAATTAGTTTAAAAGAAATTGCCCATATTCTTGAAATTTCCGAAGCAGAGGTTGATGAATTGTTACTAAACTTAAAAACAGAATATCAGACAAATAAGATGCGGGGACTAACGATTACAGCATTCGCCGATAAATATCGTTTAACAACGAAAAAAGAATACTATAGTTTTTATTTAAAGTTGGCAAATAATAAGATTGAAGCACGTTTATCACAAGCAGCATTAGAAACATTAGCAATTATTGCTTACCGGGGACCAATTAGTAAACCAGAAATTGAAGAATTACGGGGGGTTAATTCTGATAATGTGATTCAAAAATTACGAGCACGAGAATTGATTGAAGAAGCTGGGAAAAGTGAATTACCAGGAAAACCAATGACTTATCAAATTACAAATGAGTTTTTAAAAGTTTTTAATTTAACTTCATTAGCAGATTTACCACAAATTAAAGAAGCAATTATTGATAATGATCAGGACTTATTTAAATAA
- a CDS encoding pseudouridine synthase, whose product MERLQKVIAARGYCSRRKAEELIVQGQVKVNNIVVTTLGTKVSKDDKIYINNKLLIDENNEKVYLMLNKPRNCVSTMSDPQHRKTVLNYIKGVPQRIYPVGRLDYDTSGLLLLTNDGEFTNIITHPSHIINKTYHVLVSGCLAKHQLHQLAAGVEIEPGIMTSSAQAKLVKYQEDKDVSILLLTIHEGRKHQVKKMIQAVGHEVLKLKRIAIGFLQLDEALKPGEWRYLKPKEIKRFFGIASQLKTK is encoded by the coding sequence ATGGAACGATTACAAAAAGTTATTGCTGCAAGAGGTTATTGTTCTCGTCGTAAGGCAGAAGAGTTAATTGTCCAAGGGCAAGTGAAGGTCAACAATATTGTTGTGACAACATTAGGAACAAAAGTTAGCAAGGATGATAAAATTTATATTAATAACAAGCTTCTTATTGATGAAAATAATGAGAAGGTTTATTTAATGTTAAATAAACCCCGAAATTGTGTTTCGACAATGTCTGATCCTCAACATCGTAAAACTGTTTTAAATTATATTAAGGGTGTTCCCCAACGAATTTATCCTGTTGGCCGATTAGACTATGATACTAGTGGTTTATTACTATTGACTAATGATGGTGAATTTACTAATATTATTACACACCCAAGTCATATTATTAATAAGACCTATCATGTTTTAGTTTCTGGTTGTCTTGCAAAACACCAGTTGCACCAATTAGCAGCTGGGGTGGAAATTGAACCAGGTATTATGACAAGTTCTGCTCAAGCAAAATTAGTAAAATACCAAGAAGATAAAGATGTTTCAATTTTGTTATTAACAATTCATGAAGGAAGAAAACATCAAGTTAAAAAAATGATTCAAGCAGTTGGCCATGAAGTTCTTAAATTAAAACGAATTGCTATTGGTTTTTTACAATTAGATGAAGCTTTAAAACCAGGCGAGTGGCGCTACTTAAAACCAAAAGAAATTAAACGTTTTTTTGGGATAGCATCACAATTAAAAACAAAATAA
- a CDS encoding deoxynucleoside kinase — translation MRITLAGVVGVGKSTVSKMLGKKHQYMVMDEPVEENPYLDQYYADPKDMAFKMQVYMIMARSKQLKQAKITSNIIFDRSILEDPIFVDVLYELGYMNNTDYKVYKEFYDVVVLQSLYLDENIKPELVVYLRVDPEIAMERIIKRGRASEQNVNSAYWTLLNRKYEEWYERVKDKFNFLVIDANNKTPEEIVAIISEKLTA, via the coding sequence ATGCGAATTACCTTAGCTGGAGTTGTTGGAGTTGGAAAATCAACTGTTAGTAAAATGTTAGGAAAAAAACATCAATATATGGTGATGGATGAGCCAGTTGAAGAAAATCCATATTTAGATCAATATTACGCAGACCCCAAGGATATGGCTTTTAAAATGCAAGTGTATATGATAATGGCGCGCAGCAAACAATTAAAACAAGCAAAAATAACATCAAATATTATTTTTGATCGAAGTATTCTAGAAGACCCAATTTTTGTTGATGTTTTATATGAATTAGGATATATGAATAATACAGATTATAAAGTATATAAAGAATTTTATGATGTTGTTGTTTTACAAAGTTTATACTTGGATGAAAATATTAAACCAGAATTAGTGGTTTATTTACGAGTTGACCCTGAAATAGCAATGGAACGAATTATTAAAAGGGGACGAGCTAGTGAACAAAATGTTAACAGTGCTTATTGAACATTGTTAAATCGCAAATATGAGGAATGATATGAACGGGTAAAAGATAAGTTTAATTTTTTGGTAATTGATGCAAACAATAAAACGCCAGAAGAAATTGTGGCAATAATTTCAGAAAAGTTAACTGCTTAA
- a CDS encoding inorganic diphosphatase yields the protein MSKNNVLPIIVEIPKGSSNKYEYDLKTGRITLDRVLYGANFYPGEYGFIENTLDWDGDPLDVISLITYPTIPGCQINVRVLGTINMIDNGEIDTKLMAVAADDPRFNHIQTLEDVPQHLRDEIENFFLQYKALQKKAVKINGWSGLDQALKEIKECQERYIEYKDLLETKGKDAVMQIWKEKGLGQA from the coding sequence ATGAGTAAAAATAATGTTTTACCAATTATAGTCGAAATTCCAAAAGGAAGCAGTAATAAATATGAATACGATCTTAAAACTGGGCGCATTACCTTAGATCGTGTTTTATATGGAGCTAATTTTTATCCTGGTGAATATGGTTTTATTGAGAATACTTTAGATTGAGATGGTGATCCACTAGATGTTATTTCGCTAATTACATATCCAACAATTCCAGGATGTCAAATTAATGTTCGCGTTTTGGGAACGATTAATATGATTGATAATGGTGAAATTGATACCAAATTAATGGCAGTTGCTGCTGATGACCCTCGTTTTAACCATATTCAAACATTAGAAGATGTACCACAACATCTTCGCGATGAAATTGAAAACTTCTTTTTACAATATAAAGCATTGCAAAAAAAAGCAGTTAAAATTAATGGGTGAAGTGGTTTAGACCAGGCTTTAAAAGAAATTAAAGAATGTCAAGAACGATACATTGAATATAAAGACCTCTTAGAAACAAAAGGAAAAGATGCTGTAATGCAAATTTGAAAAGAAAAAGGATTGGGGCAAGCCTAA